In the Pseudonocardia sediminis genome, CATCCCGCCGCTGGTCACGATCTGGTTCGAACGCCGGGTCGCCCGCCGTGGGCAGCTGGACCCGGTCGCCGCGGCCTGAGCCGCACTCGCCGGGCTCACTCGTCCGGCTCTCCCGCCGGGCTCACTCGTCGGCGGCGAGCTGGCGGTAGGCGGGGCGGAGCAGGTCGGTGACCGTGGACCCCCGCACGCGGGCCGGGATCTCGGGGACCTGGTCCAGGACCGCATCCGGCGAGGTCACCGGCGGTCGCGGAGGCGTGGCGCCGGACGGCGCGGCGTCGTAGAAGCGGTTGAGGACTTCCGACAACGGAGGCACCGACGCGGGCGGCGCGGCGGGCTCGTCGCTCTCGGCCGCCACACCGCCGCGGCGTTCGCGCAGGTTCGACAGCAGCGTCTCCCGGTCGCGTCCACGCAGTGCGAAGAGCTCGAACGGGTCGGCGTCGAAGCGCTCGGCGAGCAGGTAGAACACCGCGGCCAGGTGCTTGCACGGCACCGTCGCGTCCGGGCAGTTGCAGTCCATCGACAGCTCGCCGGAGGCGTCCGGGAACAGCGAGAGGCCCAGGCCGTCGAGCATCTCGACGATCTCGGTCGGCATCCCGCCGGCCAGCAGCGTCGCGGCGTAGAACGCGTCGTCGGCCAGGGCCTGCTCGGCGCGGCCCCACTGCTCCTTGTCCCAGACGCGCAGGCCGATCCGGGCCTTGTACGGCGCCGGACGGGTGCCCTGCACGAGCGCGACGGCGGAGCCCGCGTCGACGTCGAGCGAGACGATCTGGCCGGACCGGGCGTAGGAGCGCCCGCGGGTGAGCCGGCCCCCGACCCCGAGCTCCTCCAGCACCGCGATGAACCGCGCCGACCACCAGGTCCGGGCGACGGCGCCGCGGGTGGAGTTGATCTGGATCCCGCCGGGTACGCGCAACGGCTTGCGGGCGACGTACTCCTCGTCGGCCCAGAACGGGCGGTCGCTCACGGCTCACCCCCGTCGTCGCCGACGGCCTCGTTGCCCAGGGCGAACACCTCGCGCAGCTCGCCGGTGGACAGCCCGGTCAGCCAGTCCTCGCCGTCGGAGACGACCATCTCCGAGAGCGACTTCTTCGACTCGATCAGCGCGTCGATCCGCTTCTCGACGGTGCCCGGGCAGCAGAACTTGCGCACCTGCACGGTGCGCTTCTGACCGATCCGGAACGCCCGGTCGGTGGCCTGGTTCTCCACCGCCGGGTTCCACCAGCGGTCCAGGTGCACGACGTGGTTGGCCGCGGTCAGGGTGAGTCCGGTGCCGCCGGCCTTGAGCGAGAGCAGGAAGATCGACGGCCCGCCGGGGGCCTGGAACCGGGTGACCATCTCGTCGCGCCGCTTCTTCGACGTGCCGCCGTGCAGGTAGGCGACCTCGGTGTCGAACCGCGCCGACAGGTGCGGGCGCAGCATCGCGGCGAACTCGGTGAACTGGGTGAACAGCAGCACCTTGTCGCCCTCGGCCAGGATCTCGGTCAGGATCTCCTCCAGCCGGGCGACCTTGCCCGAGCGCCTGCCGATGGGCGAGCCGTCGTGCAGCAGCTGGGCGGGGTGGTTGCAGACCTGCTTGAGCTTGGCCATCGCCGACAGCACGTTGCCGCGCCGCTCGATGCCCTGGGAGTCCTCGATCTTCTCCATCATGTCGTCGACGACCGTGCGGTAGAGGGAGGCCTGCTCGCGGGTGAGCCGGTAGTCCTGGATGATCTCGATCTTCTCCGGCAGGTCGTCGATCACCTCGGGATCGGTCTTGACCCGTCGCAGCAGGTAGGGGCGGGTGATCCGGCGCAGCTTCCGGGCCGCGTCCGGGTCGGCGTGGCGCTCGATCGGGATCGCGAAGCGCTGCTTGAACCGCTCCGGCGCGCCGAGCAGGCCGGGGTTGAGGAAGTCGAGCACCGACCACAGCTCGGCCAGCCGGTTCTCCATTGGCGTGCCGGTCAGCGCGATCCGGTGCGCGGCGTCGAACCGCCGGACCACGCGCGACGCCGTCGCGTTCGCGTTCTTGATCGCCTGCGCCTCGTCGAGGACGAGCCGGTGCCAGCGCCACCGCTGCAGCTCCTCGGCGTCGCGGGTGGCGGTGCCGTAGGTGGTGACCACGACGTCGGCGTCGGCCAGCAGCGCGTCCAGCTCGTCGCCGTGCCGGCGTCCGGCTCCGTGGTGTGAGTGCACCCGCAGGGCCGGGGCGAACCGGGCGGCCTCCCGCTGCCACGTCCCGACCAGCGACATCGGGCACAGGATCAGGGTCGGTGCGGTCGTCGCGTCGCCCTGGCGGTCGTGCGTCTCCAGCGCCAGGAGCTGGACGGTCTTGCCCAGGCCCATGTCGTCGGCCAGGCACGCGCCGAGCCCGAGAGAGGACAGGAACGCCAGCCAGGACAGGCCGCGTTCCTGGTAGGGCCGCAGCGTGGCGAGGAAGCCGGGCGGGGCCGGTGTCGGGTCGAGCTCGCGGTCGGCGGTGCCCTCGATGAGGTCGGCGAGCCACCCCTCCGCCCGGATCCCGGTGACCGGCAGGGGGGTGTCGACGTCGCCGCGGCTCACGGCCAGGACGTCGGCGGCGGTCGGCGCGTGCGTGCGGCGCCGGCGCAGGAAGTCCAGGCCCTGGGCCAGGGCGGTCGCGTCGACGCTGACCCACTGCCCGCGCACGCGCACCAGCGGCGCCTTCGCCGCGACCAGGGCCGCGATCTCCTCCTCACCCAGCTCCTCGTCGCCGACCGCGATCGACCAGCGGAACCCGGACAGCTCCTCCCGGCCGAGCCCACCGCGCACGATCACCCCGGGTGCCGGGGTGGACGACGCCGACAGACGCAGCCCGAGCGGGCGCGACCCGTTCCACCCGGCAGGAAGCTGGACCCCGAAACCGGCCGTGACCAGCGTCGAGGCGTCCCGGGTGAGGAAGCGGTGGGCCCCGTCGACGTCGAGGTCGAGGGTCGCCGGCCGGGCCCGGCGCAGGGCCGGGACGAGGTCCGGGAGCAGCTGGGCGGCCCGCCCGAGCTCGGCCAGCAGCAGGTCCTGCGCGCCGGTGATCAGCTTGTCGGCGTCGCCGGCCCACACGTCGTCGGCGTCGAGCTGCAGGCTCGGGTCCTCGGTGGACTGCAGCGCGAACTGCAGCTCCCAGCGGGTGCCGTCGCCGGTCTGGTCCTCCGGGTCGTCGCCGGGGTCGGCCGGGTCGTGCAGCGTCCGGACCTCGGCGAGGCGGAACACCCCGCGACCCGGCCCGGCCGGTCCGCTGCCGATCTCGTCCCAGCCCTCGAGCGCCCGGGCGAGCTCGGCGACCTCGTTCTCCGGCGCGTCGACGGACGGGTCCTCGCCGGTCAGGGCGCCGAGCCACGCCTCGACGGCCACCGATCGGGCCGGTGTCCGCCCGCGGCGCGGAGGGACCAGTGCCAACGGTTCCTCGGCCCGGCCCAGCCGCTCCCGGACCGCCGCGTCGGTGAGCACGGACAACGCGTCGTCGAGCAGCTCGCCGGGATCGCGGCCGGCGACGTCGCCCGCGCGACGCTGCTCGGCCCTCGCCACCGGTGGCGTCGCGTCGACCAGCGCCTGACGCGACACGGCGTCCAGTCCCTGCACCACGGGCCGCCACCGCGCCCGCGGACGATCGTCGTCGAGCGTCGGCAGCACCCGGCCACGTCCGGCCAGGTCCGCGGCGAAGTGGGCCAGCGCGACGACGTGGTCGACCGAGTCGCCGTAGCGCACGTCCGGCGACGGGTCCTCCAGCTCGGCCACGTCGACCACGACGCCCGGGACGCTCCACGGGGACAGCGTCAGGGTGGAGCGCTTGCGCGCCGGTCCGTCCGGCCGGACCAGGCCGGGGGAGTCCACCGGGCCGTTCGCGTGCGAGGGCAGGAGCAGGGTGGTGGTCGTCGCCCGCCCGGGATGGATCCCGGACAGCTCCGTCGACGGCACCGCGAACGGGTGCGGCCGGGCGCTGCGCAACGAGCGTCGCGACGTCCGCGCCGGGCGCTCGCCGTCCTCGGCCCACAGCAGCACACCCCGACCGGGGGACCACAGGGCATGGACGACGAGCACTCGACCAGGCTAGGCGCGACCCCCGACAGTTCTCCGCGCCGCACCCCGCTGTCCGCCGCCGCGGCCGTCGGGCCGGGTGCGGCAGCGGCGGCAGGTGGTCAGGAGCGCGCCAGCAGCTCGTCGAGCTGCTCGAAGCCCTCGTTGACCCCGATCTCCATGCCGCTGGCCAGGGCCGAGTCGCGGCCCTCGAACGTCTCGAACGTCGAGCTCCCGACGATCCGCGTGCGTCCGTCGCCGAGGTCGGTGAAGGTCATCGTCTCCAGGGCGACACCGTCCGGGAAGCCCTCGAACGTGAACGTCTGCACGATCCGCTCGTGGGGCCGCACCTCGTGGAACGAGCCGTAGAAGCGGTACTCGCCGTCGTCGTCGCGGTGGACGTAGCGGTAGGTCCCGCCGGTCTGGGCGTCCCACCGGTCGATCGTCATGGTGAGTCCGCGCGGGCCGAGCCACTGCTTCACCAGCTCCGGTTCGACGTGGGCCCGGAAGACCTTCTCCGGTGACGCGTCGAACTCGCGCACGATCCGGATCGCCGGTACGTCGGCGACGGCCTCGATGGTGGTCTCGTGGGTGGTGGTGCTCATGATGCGCCTCGTTCCTGGTCGGGTGACCGGGTGCCGTCCGTGCTGTCGTCCATCGCGGCGAGCAGGGCGTCGAGACGCCGGTAGCGCTCCTCGGCCTGCCGCCGGTACCGCTCGATCCATGCCGTCATCAGGTCGAACACCTTCGCCTCGAGGTGCACCGGCCGGCGCTGTGCCTGCCGGGAACGGCTGACGAGCCCCGCGTCCTCCAGCACCTTGAGGTGTTTGGAGACGGCCTGCAGGGACACGTCGTAGGGCTCGGCGAGCTCGTTCACCGTCGCGTCGTCGGCGGCCAGACGGGCCACCATGTCGCGCCGGATCGGATCGGCCAGGGCCGAGAACACCCGGTTCAGCCGGTCCTCCATCGCTCTCCTCCTTGCTCAACCTTGCGGTTGAATAGACCGTAGCGCGCCTCGCAGCCGTACTCAACCCACAAGTTGAATAAACTCGAGCGCAGTACGGCTCGCATCCGGCGAGGGGCGCGTAGTGGCTGCCGGTCCACCGATCTACCGCGATGGCGCGTCGCTCACCCCCGGCCGGCCCCCGGCCCCGCGGTCGCGGGCCGGGCGCGAGTGACGCGGTGTGGTTCCCGATCGCCCATGGCGAGTCGATGGTGCGTCGTTCGGCGACGTGGGCAGGGCCCGGGGCCGGCCACGCCCGACCGGGATGGACCCGCGGCGCGCGTCGGGGCCGGTTCGCGATGGTGACGCCGGCCGCGGTGGAGCGTTCCGGACCGGCCCGAGTCGCCGCCGCACGTGCCGGCTTCCGGAGACGGTTCCGCGCATGGCGAGAGATGAACCGGGACCGGGACGCGTACGGGGCTGGCCGGTCGCGTTCCGCGGGTCGGAGGCGGTGGCGGCCGGGCTGGTCCGCTGGTCGACGCTGCGCGGGCCGCGGTTCCGGCGGGTGCACCCGGACGTCTACGCGATGGTGTGCGACGAGCCGGACGTGCTCCTGGCCGAGCGGGCGGCGTCGGTGCTGGTGGGGGAGCAGGGCGTGTTGTGCGGCTTCTCCGCGGCGACCGTCCTGGGCGCGGACTGCGCTCCCCGGGGTGCGCCGCAGGAGGTGACCGCGTGCGGGGCGCGGATCCGGTCACGGCCGGGGCTGGTGGTGCGACGGGAGGCACTCCTGCCGGACGAGATCACCGTCGTCCACGGCATGCGGGTGGCCACGGCGATGCGGACCGGCTACGACGTGGTCCGGCGTGCATCCTGTCCGGTCGAGGCCGTGGTGGCGCTCGACGCCGTGGCGAACGCGGGCACGTTCGCGCCCGAGCGGATCCTCGAGGTCGCGGCCCGGCATCCCGGCGCTCGGGGCTCCTCGGCTCTCGACGATGCCGTCCGCCGGGCCGACGCCCGGTCCGGATCGCCGATGGAGACCCGGATGCGGCTGCTGGTGATCGGCGCGGGTCTGCCGGTCCCGGAGCTGCAGTACCCGGTCCAGGACCCGGTCGCCGGCACGGTCGTCTGGCTGGACCTCGCCTACCCGGAACTGCGGATCGGCATCGAGTACGAGGGTCCGGACCACTTCCGTCCGGATCGGGTTCGCCGCGACATCCGCCGCATCACGAACCTGGTCGACCAGGGCTGGCGGATCTACCGGTTCGTCGGCCAGGACGTCCTCGGTACACCGGAGCGCACGGTCGCGATGATCCGGCGCGGGATCGACCAGCGCCGATCGACGAGCGACGCGCCCTGGCGGTGAGACCCGCCCGGCCCGGCAACGGTGCGACTCTCGGCTGGTGGGCTGGGCCGCGAAGCCGGGCCACTCGCGTTCCGGCGAGGGACGCGTCATCGCTGCTGATACGCACGATCGGAGCAATGGTGCGTCACTCGGCGCTCGCGACGCGGCGCGGGGAGGACCACTGACGCGCTGTTGCCGTGGTTCGGGCGGATCGGCGCCGTGGTGCGTCTCTCGCCGGACGAACCGGGCCGGACGATCGGGTCGCGTCGAACCATTCCGGGGGCACGCTGCGAACAACCACCCGGGCGACGCACCATCGTGGGCTCCGGCCTTGTCGAAGGGCGATGGTGCGTCGCTCGACCTCTGCCGATCAGGCGGAGGATCCGCCCAGGCGCCCGTGCGGGATGTAGCTCGCGGGGATCACGCCGAGGCGGCCCTTCTGGTAGTCCTCGAACGCCGTCATGACCTCGGCCTTGGTGTTCATCACGAACGGCCCGGCCCACGCGACGGGCTCGCGGATCGGTAGTCCGCCGAGCAGGACCACGTCCAGCCCGGGCAGGCGCGACTCCTGCGACGTGTCACCCGCGACGGTGATCACGTCGCCGGGCCCGAACACGGCCAGCTGCCCGGTGCGGATCGGGCGCCGGTCCGCGCCGACCGTGCCGGCGCCGGAGAGGACGTAGACCAGGGCGTTGAACTCCCGCGGCCACGGCATCCGCAGCCGGGCTCCGGGGGAGAGCGTCGCGTGCATCATCGCCATCGGGGTGTAGGTCGAGCCCGGGCCCTCGTGGCCGCCGACCGAGCCGGCGATCACGCGGACGAGCGCCCCGCCGTCGGAGGTGGTGAGCAGCGCGGACTCCGCGGCGCGCAGGTCCTGGTACTTGGGCTCGAGCCACTTGTTCGCCTGCGGCAGGTTCACCCACAGCTGCAGCCCGTGGAACAGCCCGCCGCTGGCGACCAGGGCCTCCGGGGGACGCTCGATGTGCAGCAGCCCGGAGCCGGCCGTCATCCACTGGGTGTCGCCGTTGGTGATCGCTCCGCCGCCGCCGTGCGAGTCGGCGTGCTCGAACTCGCCGTCGATGATGTAGGTGACGGTCTCGAAGCCCCGGTGCGGGTGCCAGGACGTGCCCTTCGGCTCCCCCGGGGCGTACTCGACCTCGCCCATCTGGTCCATGTGCAGGAACGGGTCGAGGTCGCGCAGGTCCACCCCGGCGAACGCCCGGCGGACCGGGAACCCCTCGCCCTCGTGCCCGGACGGGGCGGTCGTGACCCGGCGGACGCCGCGGTCGAGGTCGGTGGGGCCGGGCTCGGGGACGCGTGGCAGGACCGTGACGTCGGCGACGGTGACGGCGGGCATGGGGCCTCCGGTTGGTCGAGGTTGTTGCACGCTCAACGAACACGGTAGCCGGAACATTCCGTGGCGACGTGCGCCGGGGGACCGTCCGGGCCAGACTCGCGATCGACGTCGTCGTCGAAAGGGAGTCGAGCATGAGCACGGTGGTCCTGGAGAACCTGTCCTTCCTGGAGGGTCCACGCTGGCACGCGGGCCGGATCTGGGTGAGCGACTTCTACACCAACCAGGTCCTCTCGGCCGCCGAGGACGGCTCGGACCTGCGCGTCGAGGCCGAGGTGCCGGGTCAGCCGTCGGGGCTGGGATGGCTGCCCGACGGGCGGCTGCTGATCGTCTCGATGCGCGACCGGTCGATCCTTCTCCGCGAGACCGACGGCACCCTGACCCGACACGCCGACCTCTCCGGCCACGC is a window encoding:
- a CDS encoding DEAD/DEAH box helicase produces the protein MLVVHALWSPGRGVLLWAEDGERPARTSRRSLRSARPHPFAVPSTELSGIHPGRATTTTLLLPSHANGPVDSPGLVRPDGPARKRSTLTLSPWSVPGVVVDVAELEDPSPDVRYGDSVDHVVALAHFAADLAGRGRVLPTLDDDRPRARWRPVVQGLDAVSRQALVDATPPVARAEQRRAGDVAGRDPGELLDDALSVLTDAAVRERLGRAEEPLALVPPRRGRTPARSVAVEAWLGALTGEDPSVDAPENEVAELARALEGWDEIGSGPAGPGRGVFRLAEVRTLHDPADPGDDPEDQTGDGTRWELQFALQSTEDPSLQLDADDVWAGDADKLITGAQDLLLAELGRAAQLLPDLVPALRRARPATLDLDVDGAHRFLTRDASTLVTAGFGVQLPAGWNGSRPLGLRLSASSTPAPGVIVRGGLGREELSGFRWSIAVGDEELGEEEIAALVAAKAPLVRVRGQWVSVDATALAQGLDFLRRRRTHAPTAADVLAVSRGDVDTPLPVTGIRAEGWLADLIEGTADRELDPTPAPPGFLATLRPYQERGLSWLAFLSSLGLGACLADDMGLGKTVQLLALETHDRQGDATTAPTLILCPMSLVGTWQREAARFAPALRVHSHHGAGRRHGDELDALLADADVVVTTYGTATRDAEELQRWRWHRLVLDEAQAIKNANATASRVVRRFDAAHRIALTGTPMENRLAELWSVLDFLNPGLLGAPERFKQRFAIPIERHADPDAARKLRRITRPYLLRRVKTDPEVIDDLPEKIEIIQDYRLTREQASLYRTVVDDMMEKIEDSQGIERRGNVLSAMAKLKQVCNHPAQLLHDGSPIGRRSGKVARLEEILTEILAEGDKVLLFTQFTEFAAMLRPHLSARFDTEVAYLHGGTSKKRRDEMVTRFQAPGGPSIFLLSLKAGGTGLTLTAANHVVHLDRWWNPAVENQATDRAFRIGQKRTVQVRKFCCPGTVEKRIDALIESKKSLSEMVVSDGEDWLTGLSTGELREVFALGNEAVGDDGGEP
- a CDS encoding SRPBCC family protein, coding for MSTTTHETTIEAVADVPAIRIVREFDASPEKVFRAHVEPELVKQWLGPRGLTMTIDRWDAQTGGTYRYVHRDDDGEYRFYGSFHEVRPHERIVQTFTFEGFPDGVALETMTFTDLGDGRTRIVGSSTFETFEGRDSALASGMEIGVNEGFEQLDELLARS
- a CDS encoding ArsR/SmtB family transcription factor, with product MEDRLNRVFSALADPIRRDMVARLAADDATVNELAEPYDVSLQAVSKHLKVLEDAGLVSRSRQAQRRPVHLEAKVFDLMTAWIERYRRQAEERYRRLDALLAAMDDSTDGTRSPDQERGAS
- a CDS encoding DUF559 domain-containing protein, whose protein sequence is MARDEPGPGRVRGWPVAFRGSEAVAAGLVRWSTLRGPRFRRVHPDVYAMVCDEPDVLLAERAASVLVGEQGVLCGFSAATVLGADCAPRGAPQEVTACGARIRSRPGLVVRREALLPDEITVVHGMRVATAMRTGYDVVRRASCPVEAVVALDAVANAGTFAPERILEVAARHPGARGSSALDDAVRRADARSGSPMETRMRLLVIGAGLPVPELQYPVQDPVAGTVVWLDLAYPELRIGIEYEGPDHFRPDRVRRDIRRITNLVDQGWRIYRFVGQDVLGTPERTVAMIRRGIDQRRSTSDAPWR
- a CDS encoding pirin family protein — its product is MPAVTVADVTVLPRVPEPGPTDLDRGVRRVTTAPSGHEGEGFPVRRAFAGVDLRDLDPFLHMDQMGEVEYAPGEPKGTSWHPHRGFETVTYIIDGEFEHADSHGGGGAITNGDTQWMTAGSGLLHIERPPEALVASGGLFHGLQLWVNLPQANKWLEPKYQDLRAAESALLTTSDGGALVRVIAGSVGGHEGPGSTYTPMAMMHATLSPGARLRMPWPREFNALVYVLSGAGTVGADRRPIRTGQLAVFGPGDVITVAGDTSQESRLPGLDVVLLGGLPIREPVAWAGPFVMNTKAEVMTAFEDYQKGRLGVIPASYIPHGRLGGSSA